The genomic segment GGTCTAGCTCCTCACAGACAGAACAATCACAGTTGATTGACTAACAGCAATAACTCTTCTGATGTGAATGAGGTAAACCTGCTCAGTGAAAGCTTTTAAATCCTCCAAACTTGCTGGATTCAATTGATTTCTTTGGTGAGGagagcaaaacaagacagagagtGGTGGTTGTGGTGCAGTGGCTAGAGTTTGAAACTGCTTGGATTTTCAACATCAACAACTTTAAATATGTCAAGTGGccttaaatgttaaaaaggGGAGCTTTGAACACCAAAATGAGGTCACAAAATAATCTTTTATTGCGGTGCCCCCATGAGATACCAGCCTTTTTCTGCTGTGCTGAAACTGCTTTCCTGCAAGATTGTGCTTTAGTAGGCATATAACTGAAGTATTTAGCTCTTTGCATATTTATCTGTATCCCTGTGCTTGTCTGCACATGtgctctttctcttctctcttttgaatttgtttgtgtCTATCTCGGGCTGAGAGTTGGTGTATAAGCTGGACAGTCCTGCTTATATTCTCAGGGTAGTACAAGAGTAAACAGAGATAGCTGCTCCCATGTCAGGCCTGTGATAAGGACATGGGACCTGTGTTATTGTTGCTGGTCTGCCTCTCTTTCCCCCTGCCCTGCTGCCGCTTGCAGTTCCTCACTGCTGCTTTCACATAGCTGATGAACACTCCTAtttagagctgcagctgcagccagtgcagtgtgtgtgagagatcaTAATGCTTTCAtgcacaagtttttttttcttaatgagATGAGTCTgagacagaaaattacaaaagGAGATCtggaagagagggaaaacattAACAGTAAACCCACTCTGCATGTAGGAGatatgagtgtgtgcagctgcCACTCCCATCgctgccttgtttttttttcactttctcacccactgtctctctcccatCCGCCCACCTCCTGTCCCCTGCTTGTGCTCTCCAATCTTATTTCCTGTTGGCCTGTCTTCTGTCTAAGCCTGCTCTGTGTCAATGTATTAGACTAATTCAATCTCCAGTACACAGGCACTCCAATGTAATGACCCGTGACATTCAATTAATGCTGTTCCCCCTTCTCGATAGGTTGGGTCAGCAGTaattttatgtctgtgtgtgcattggtcttggtgtatatgtgtgaatCCATGAGTGGGTGGATGTATGTATAATCTGAAAAGGATGGCAGTCGGTGTAACCTTGCTTCATATCATCACATGCTGTATACGTTAAACTATCATTATCTTTGGCTTTGGCTTACGTCTCTTCCCCACCGTAGTGTGTGattccaaaaccaaaacaacaatacTAATATGGTAGAGGTTTCCATGCTGATGACATGTAAAAACCCCTGGCTGTCAGTATGAGCTTATTTACTGTACCCTCATTACTCCCATCCGCCAGGCTTCACATTACCTATGTCATCGCCTCTTGCCCAGCTGTCACACTTATTGAATTGGTGTTGAGAGATTGCTGCGTGTCCTTTAGGGGTTATGTGCATGTGAGATACTTGGACTGTGTTTGCCGCTTGAATATAGTGACTCAACCTGACACACATATTAAAATACATATTGTAAGCAATGTAAGCACATGCACATAAccaaacagtgacacacagagagTGACTAAATTGGTGctgacacactcacaaacaccattttggacacacacacccatggaTTCCTTTTAGCCTTGTGTAGCCTGTAGCAAATACAATCAATTTGGATTAGCATTGCCTTTATGAGCTTTTAGCTCATAGTCATTATGTCTATAATCCAGTGTGGATCATGCAACATCAGTGTCACCAGGGGCTTCCAATATTTTATCACTAACTTAACCTGGATAATCTACTAGTTAGCATGCTGCAGTAACACTGTCTGCATATACAAACTCATGCATTCCCAGTGGATGTTTATAGACTGATATTATGGCTCATTATTTATGGTAATCATCCATATTACCCCACTGAAGCTCATCAAATACAACATGACTCTTCTGTTGCTCTGAGGCCTTCATTAGCCACACTAGCATTAGGAGTGACTTTAATTAAaagatgaaactttaaaaatCCTCACAACTGCACTGTAGGGTAGGTCAGGTAGACTCTTTCTCATTAAGGAAATTCCTTGCAGTTCTGTCAAGTCACAGATTGGtactgtggctttttttttctccacagcatcatgttttttttgccaCTTCTGTCTGCTCACCACTTCCTGCCACATCCATCTGCCAGATTTAAGcttttgttcttcatctctctcctcaaaCTCTTCACCCCATCTCTATTTCTTCTTATATCCTCTCTCCTTTTATACCTCCTCCCTCTTCCGGTCCCTCCTCCATTCTACCTCTGTCTCTCCGTTTCGGTAATGATCTAATTAAGGAGGGTTTTGTTGCCTGCCCACTGTGTGTAATTGCCAGCGGGGTCTGCCTGTACTTCACTCAGCAATTACGAACAGCATTCTTCTGCTCCCAAATCAGCTAATTAAGCCTTAAGGACAGCGAGCTGATCGTAGTCGCATTAAGCATCAGAAGGAGTTAGGAAAGCCTGTGCTCTCTTCACTCCTGGGACACACAGTAGTGGATTGAAGAATGGTTGCCATGGTAGCAATCACACAGTGTCAGATCCTGTGCAGTGGCTGTCAGTCTGATgatctgcctgtctctctgaaTGTGCGTGtctctgtcttgtctgtgtgtgtgtgtgtgtgtgtgtgtgtgtgtgttttcatgtgtaacGTAAGCAACAATTCTGCTCCAAGTCACCTATTCTTTTCATTAAAGCTCTATCTATGATGACGGGACAGAGGCCAAATAGAGCTTGTCACAGTTCCTGTTTAGGTCCCTGGGTGGACTGGCTGTCATTTTGATTGATTACATTGCCAGCTCATGTAATGCTTGCCTTGCAATATGTCCCTACTCAGCACTGCAACTCAACACACAGCTTGCCCTGTGGCTGGGACTACTCCAAATTACTGTATATCAGCTAAGTTCTGTGTTGTACAAACACGCAAACATTATCTAAACATACTGCAATGGAAGTCTTAATGCAATTTCACTGTTTAGTTCAATTGCAGCGGTGGGTCTGTCATATGCAAGAGTGTAGGTAACTTTTGGTAATAACATTTGGTACAAGGTCAGTTGAAAATTGTCAGAACTGCTACAGAGAAAATGCCAACTTGTTTGTGAGTACTGAGAGTCTATGcgttccagttttttttttttttttttttccagtatcACATACTTTTTAGAGATAAAGGAGACATAGAGGTGTTCCCATTCTTTCTCCAGATATCAAAGCAGCCATTTCAAATAGGAAAACTTCCTCTTAGGAGAGAGTTTTTGTATTCCTACAAGGCTTCTTTCAATCTTCTTTGAGTGTAAAAATAgtatcaaaatacaaaatgaaatgacatatGATAGAGGAAACACCACCAAAGTAAAATGGCTTGAACTGTTGCATTGTTATTTGAACTATTTGCACCATAATATAGCACCAGGTAAAATATCCACTGTAATTTGCAACTCAAtggcaaaataaaatacaatgtatGAAAGCCTGGTGtagaaaaaagcaaaatgtgaTGGCTTGGCTTTAGTCCACcaggtcactttgacccagaggacaacacgAGGGTTAAGCACAAGAGATTTACTCGAGAAATTAACAGAGAGCAAAAATACTGCTGAGTGGCCAAGAGTCAGTGTACGCCATACAAGGTGAAACAATCTGGGAAAGAATGAGAGGAGAGCTGGGGGTTTTTGTACAGGTGCTGATTGGCAGATGAGAGACAGGTGTAAAGATGAGTCAGGTGCCTGATGAGCTGACCACACCCTCAACACACACCGCCAAAttgagggagaggagacagaagggaatgcaggagagagagcacagagaaacacaaggaaaaccTGGAGTCTAAAACTAGAGCCGcgatataaaacataaaactcGATCTGTAGTATCTGTTCTGACCACCTactaaaaataatgaaaatgctAATTTACACCTCTAAAAGTACCTCACATGTTGGAGTGGCACTTATTAAACAGAGCCTCTGGCACTTGCACATTATGTCGCTTATGTAGCAGATATTTTCTCCAGTGACACAAATTTGCATGGAAATTGTGTGAATAATGTGTGCCTATTTGCTAAATAGCCTTAGAGTTGATATTTGGCTGTAAGGGCATAAGTGTTCGTTTAATATGGATTTGAACTGTGCAGCTCACTCAAAGCTGGGCGAATTGCCTGGATTTCATTATTAGCATTGGATATTTTATTAGGAAGGTTTACATAAGCCCTTAAAAGTTTTGACTTCCCTCACTGGATTGTTTTCTATCTCACTCACCTCTACTCTGCAGTAAGCTCATTGTAAAAAATGGGTACACGGCTCTGGTTTCTTGGCTTCTTCATCTGGAACAAATGATACAAAGTGGCACCAAATGGAACGTATTCCCCTCTGTGGGCCTGTCAAGGGCCGTGTTGACTTTAAATGGCTTATAAAGGTCTGGCTTAGCAAGGCAAATGAAATTACGTTAATGGACATAATGGCAGTGGCGTTCCCTTCATTGttatgttaatattttctgttattgGTAAAGCAACTTTATCTTCAGTAGAGTAGCTGAGACTGCACAATAATTAACTGCATATTTACCTTTTTATTACAAGTATGTAAGTTGTATTTGAATTATGAGGAAAAGTATAATTCAAATACCTTTCACCACCTTAGTATATCAATCTGGACTGTTtgcactgctgctgtgctgtttacTGAATAATGCAACtacttgtgtttttaataaaatgtgctgtttttgaGCTATTAACTGCTACATGTACATTAGAGCTATATCAAAAATCGGTTTAACTTAAAAACAGTTGTAATTGTTGTTTCTTAGATTAGATTGACATAAGTCAAATACACATAAGCATATTTCCTGTATAAGCACATAAGGATATTTCCTGTATTTCCTGACTTAGTGAAATATATAGTGGATTGTGGAGAACACATAATCTCAATAAAAGAAACTTTTTATGTTTCAAGCTGCACATTTTCTGGAGCCTTATTCCACAAGGACCAGACACCGTTTTCCTTCCTTCATTTGAAGAAAGAGTTCTATCATTTTCCTGTAAAAATCAGACACACCAGAGTGTAGAAGTCAGTTCTGTTCAGATGATAATGATTTACAATATTACACTTTCCAAGATTGctctctcatttctgttttatccAGGCTGCCAGCTCCAACTGTAGCAAACACAAGTCGATGACTGAGAACTCCGCCTCCCAAGATGGACAAGAAGAGTGGTAAGTCTATATTCAAACGGTACCCTTGCTTTTAACTTTCTGTGTCTGTAAGAACAGAAATTAGTCATGTAGaatcacatttttgttcattacaTAATACAATATTTGACCTAACTTCCTGTTCCCATATGTGGCCAAAAACGGGTTTAAGGGTTTATTTCCTTCAAGTGATAACCGCCCCCAGTTTCATACTGTATTCATAAGTTGACACAGCGTGAGCAGCATTTTGCATGTTGATTAGTTTGTTTTGGCGCAATCACTGCATGATAATTACTTCCCAGTAAGTGATATGGTTTTACATAATGAAGCACCATGTGTGCAGCACAGTACAGCCTGTCAGTACAAGTGGatgaaaaagaataataataatactgatgaTAATGTGTGATTTGGTTCATGTTCATTTGTCAAGCAATTGCACGTAGGAATCAATTTTAGTTGTATAATTTCAGCTATTAATattattgctgttattatttGGTAGAGTAGGAGAAGGAGCATTGATTGACTGAATGATTTTTATGTTAATTTCTTATAGCCAACGGCTTTCAGACCAAGGCCAGTGAGGGTGGTGTTCAGAGGAAGCAGCTGCCCTACTCAGTGGAGACTCCCTATGGCTTCCACCTGGACCTGGACTTCCTCAAATATGTTGACGATATTGAAAAAGGCAACACCATCAAAAGGGTTCACATCCAGCGTAGGGTCAAGGGCCCACCCAAATTCAGCACACTACCTAGAAATTTCAGCCTCCCTGGCCATGGAGCCAGGCCTGCCTCTAAGGAAAAGGATAGCACATGGTCTGGGACATCCACCTTGGGGCCCAAGCCTAAATCACGTGTGACAGAGGTCCAACAAATCTTTGACTTCAGGGCAAGTGAAGGGGGAACTTCCAGCCAGAGCAGTAGGGGGACAACCAGTCAGGGAAGTGGTTATATTTCAGCTAAGCCCAGAGATGAAGTAGGCGCAGGGGCTCGAGGCATTGAAGAAAAAACTGTGGGGATTCAAAGTCGGCCAAACCTGCTCCGAGCGTCAAGCATGCCAATCaccctgcagcagaggaaaggCTCTGATTCAAGCAGTCCAGATCGTACTTTGGGAACACCAGAGAATGGCTCAACAGAGAACATGTTCCGTGCTTCACCAGACATAACAGAAAGACGCTGTGTTCCCCAGGATCGAGCGGGGCTTCACCAGCAGATCACAGTGGCACTGAAGCGGGTCCGGGAGCTGGAAGAGCAGGTCAAAACTATCCCTGAACTAAAGGCTCAGATCTGCTcactgagggaggagagggagcagctgctgctacagCTCCAAGCCCGGGCCCAAGCAGATATTTCCACATCACCCTCTACAATAGCCCCAAGTTCTGATGCTGGGATGCGTACCCAGCTGCCAGGACACAGACCCTCAGAAGGGCTCAACTTAGCTCTGACGACTCAACCTATTGGTGTAACAGAGAAAAGTAGAGTGttacagaaagagaggaggagttcCTCAGCACATGGAAAAATGGGTGGGTTGTCAGCACAGGAatcagagagacaaacacagccaTCGGaaaaatcagacaaacaaaaagagacattaCAGAGTCCTCTGGAGCATGCAGTGCAAAAGCTATCACAAGACATAGCAGGACAGGAATTAACACCACTTAAAGTGGCTATTAAAGGAGCAGGGACTAGCGGTATTCAAGATGGTAATGcagaaaaagcaagaaaatgtgAGGAACCAGACAGTATGCAGGTGCTGCAGGAGAAGCTAATGATACTGGAGGCTAAACTTACTCAGGCTAGCCAAGAACTGGAGAGAACTAACAGTCTTTTGAAAGAACAAATAGAGGAAAACAAGGTAAAAGAGGAGAGAATACTACAACTGAGTGAGGGAATGAGAGTGGAGGTTTGTACTACAGAGGGTCACAACAGGTCAAGAAGAGAGAGTATTgacacagggacagagacagaaagagtaGATTTTGCCAaccaagagacagagacagaatcacCTGGTACAGTAGATCAGGGTACAGATACAGATAGAATCTGTATTGaagtgtgtgtacctgcagcaAGGGCTGGGAGTATAGATCAAGTAACAGAAATTAAAGTCCATGCATATGACCAGGTGACAGAGATTGAGGAAGAAGTAACTGCAGTGAGCCCACCAAGACCCAGAGCCAACAGTATGGAAAGAGGCACAGTAACCGAGAGGATTGCTACTCAGGATCAGATGACTGAGACGCCAGTGGCTGAAAGGGTAAACCAAGtcacagaaacagagggagagacagtaACAGACCATCCACAGAGACCAAGAACCAGCAGCGCAGACCgaggcacagagacagagagggtggaCACTGTGGACAGAgttacagagacagaggcagcgCACAGGACTGaccagcagacagagacagagatagagagacgACAGGACAACAATCCAGCCAGAGATGCAGGGAGTCAAATAAGTGAAAGTACAAGCAGTGAAAGAGTAGAAGATGTTGTCACTGTGGTCAGTGAAACGGTGGAGAGGGTGGATGACATGAAGCAGATGAAAGACTTCAAAGAGCTAGCGAAAGTGTGGTAATGAAAGTTGTAACAGAGAGTTCAGTTGCATTTCTAGAAAGTGTAGTTGATCAAACTATAGTTTCAGACATTGCTgcaacaggagaaaataaagaatcTATGATTGAAGCAAGTGCTGCAGAGAatgaagaggaggtgaaaaaaGAAGTAGTACCCCCAAAGAGAGTAGTGGCAGAAATTGTTGAAACAAAGGAGATTGCCCAGGAGAGTGtagagaagaaacaaacaacagagggTGAAATTGTGTGTGCAAAAATCAGAgaaactgtggtcactgacaTGGTTGTAATCACAGCAGAGAATGCAGCTGTGAAGACAGTAACTCCTGTAAGACCTCAGAGAGGCAGGAAGCCCTCAGCAGAGCAGGCACAACCATCACCTCCTCAACTTCAGGAGGCACCCGTGCGTCCTCGTAGGGGATCCAGTGAAACTCAGGCCCAGCAGCCCCAGACGAAGCCCCAGGCCCAGGTGCAAGTACAGGCTGCACCTCAGCTGGAGGCTCAATCCCCAGCACAGCCATCAGAACCACAGGTAAAAGACAAAGCCCCACCTGTGTCTCAAGTTGAGGAGAAGACCGAAGCAAAGAAACCTCCAGGGGAGCCTAGTGAGGAAAAATCACTATCGCAACCTCAAGCTGAGACTCAGGGCCCGACTCCAGGCTCCAGTGCAGCCCAAACCATTCCCAAATCAATTCAAGCCCAGCCTCATGTTCAAACCTCTGCAACTCGAAGGGACTCGAAAGAGCTAAAAGCACCACAGAGGGGATCCACTGTATCACAACCTCCTAGTCGTGGATCAGGAGAAGCCCAAACCCGGCCAACTCGTCAAGGGTCAAGTGATGTGCAACAGTCTCAGGGCTCTCGTAGAAGTTCCAGTGAGACTCAGTCCCCTCACAAAGATGCCAGCGAGACGCAATCCCTGCGCAGAGGCTCCAGTGAAACGGCCCAGCGTCGTGGTTCAAATGAAGCCCAAGCTCCTCGCAGAGGCTCCAGTGAGTCACCAACCTCACCTGCGGCTTTGGGCCAAGTTGTAACCCGGTTAACAGGGCTTCTGGGGGAGCAGTGGGCACAGCTGGGGAGCAGCTCTGGAGCTCAACAGATGGCCAGCCAGCAGGAGAGCCCCactacacagaaacagacagcagtgaaaAGAGCAGAGGCAGGAAAAGGAGCAACAGCCAAGCCCACGGGGAAAGCAGtccctgcagcagcaacagggaAACCAGCAGGGAAACCTGGTCCTTCCAAAATGAGCTCCATACAGAGTCAACTGGTCAGCTCTCTCAGTGTCCTCTCTGCCTTCTACTCACCAGGCcagaaagctgctgctgccagcaaACAGCAAGAACAAGGTAGGTTCAGTTAGGACCCCATGgtttatactgtacacacaactGTTCATCAGTCTGTTACATACATGCTTATCCATGTGTGATACATTCAGTGAGCTGAATCCATTCCTCTCCATATTCACTGAAATGATTCTTTCTCAGCTCCTATTCTCCATGCCACTTAATTACAACATGTCCCTTCTCATGTCTGCCAAGAAGTCCCATGATTAATGTGTACATGTACAACTCACTCAACTTTTATTTCCCATCCTGCTCTCTTTATATCTAATAAGAGGACCTATGGGAGCAGCCAAACATTGCCACAATAGTTTGACACGTTTCTGTGATGTCACTTGTATAAAGCTTTGTAGTAGTTTAAGTAGAGCTTGTAGCATTGGATACTAGCACTCTTCTTAGCTGATGTAAGACACACAGTGTTACTATCAAACTGACAACAAGGTGTTGTATTTATAGCAAGCTGGGCTGCTTCTTAGAGACTGTAGTTCCTTTTCACTGCAACCTGAAACCACACTGGTTCTATTCCATTATTTACAAATACTCAACAGATACAGTATGCTTTCAAATCAAGCCTTTTGGTGCTTCTATCAACAGAACTATATCAACACAAAGAGTATTGTGTATCTGACTCATTAGATATGCAGCACAAGGGTTGGGGTAAGAATGAAAGGTATTGCTTGACAATTTAGGATGCTCTCTTGGATTTAATGTGTTTCTCTGCACAGGCAAAATAAATCTATAGCTGTATGTATAATTATTTATATCACTACTTAAAGATCAAGTGTGTCCggattgattgattgttgaGACACAGTGTGGCACACTGATCACTGACTGTAATTACATTAGAACAGTTTGATCAGCTCCAGTAGAAAAGATGTCAGGAAAAGGGTTTTTATTTCCCTTCTGTCTGAAATAGAAAACCTTTTACTCTTCTAGGTACTTCATTATCGGATACTTTGCCAGCAGTCTAATGACTCTGAGTGATACGGACTTCATGATTTAGAGTCACATCTACTCATTAATACTCTCCCAATTATTTTCAGTGGTCTTCCTGAAAGGGAAATGTCTGCCTTGCCTTCTAGTTCACAATTATGTTATCTTTAGcttatcatatatatatatatatatatatatataatatatatatatatatatatatatatatatatatataagagaTACAAGTGCAAGCCCTCTTTTACATTTATACCTGCTTTGAATTACACTAACATTAATGTAACAGAAGTAAGgtaatgtaataatattattattacatttttaataggAGTGGTAGCACATTTGCATGGCTATACATGCTTAAAAGATAGAGTAACTATTAGCAATCATATATGAAGCTGTAAATACATGTTACCAACTGGTGAAGATACATGGTTCAGTGACCTCCAAGAGCACATCAAGTGCATATTTCTTGCTTCATATATTAtagataaataaacacacacacacacacaccctcatacaaggaaatacacacaaatacaagcaCTTACTTACAGTACACAGTTGAAGGGATACACTAGCACAGgccctcatacacacacacacacacacacatacacacacacacacacacacacacatatcaaacAGGTGATgcctttcttccctcccttgATGTCTGACTGTTCTGTTTCTGGCCCAGGAGCTGAAGTACAGAATCACTCTGCtatcacacacatattttatgtTGAGAGTTCATTTTAAGTTCAGCGTTGGGAGTACAGTATTACAAGAGTgctctgtgagagtgtgtgcctATATGTGTTTTCACAAGATTGTCACTGTCTCTTTGGGGTCACTGTCTACATCTTTGACATCTGAGATTCCCAGTCGGACTTCTTTGACCTCAAATTACACTGGTGTTCAGCCTCGCTATATATTGGAACCAGAAAGTGCCACTAACGTTGAGAACGTCTCACTCATCTGAGTCATCAGAGACTGGAGTTAAGCTGGAGATTTAAGCGGCGGAGGGAAGTATCTCTGACAAAGTGAGGGAAGGTTAAATCACCGCATTGGTTTATTTATTAGAAGTCAGTAAGAGGACGTATTCAAATGCCAAATATATTCTAAACCTtccctctccctgctgcctgctgctatGCCTGAGAGATACTGGATCTAAAGGCATCATTCTTCTATGATGGTGGTCGCTGGGATCTTTTCAGTCGGCGATTTTTTGGCTCAAAGCCACATCCTTATGTCCTTGCATAAAACATTACAGAGCCTCTGCACCATGTCTGCTGTCAGGCACAACTAAGACAGCCGTACTGGGCTTGGAGCCAAGGAGAGTCAGCAAAGGCGCCCATGCAGAATCAATTATTGGGCAGTTACATACATAAGTAGGCCTGACAATGTCAAGGTTGTATGTTGTCAATAAGGCCTATAATCTTGACCTGTGCACATCGCCCTGGAAATACTCAACACGTTTGTAGAGCAAAAATTACCACAATAGTCAGTTTATTTGGACAGAACTTAACAAATTTTTAGTCTAATTGTCATCATATTATTTTTAGTCTTCTTGTCAACTATCTTTTATGTGGGACTCTTACTAAGAAATCATTTTTCCTTACAGTGTGGTACTGTTCACATTTggtttcattgttttctttgtatggAGTATACAGATGTGGTCCCAGCTTCCCCTTTGTCTGCCAACACAGGGATTCCACACCATTTGATGAGCTATACTTGCTTATAATTGAGACCAGAGATTCTTCAATATCATACAGTCTTCAGATGCTCTGGCATTTACAACAGACACAAGTACATACAGAAACAACTATGCAAATACATACGCTAGCTCAAGGGAACACAGTCACCATGTGCAAACTATTAATGTCTGTCAGCTACTGTTACCAGTATGAATTACTGCTGTAACTCATTGCTGATGGACTTATAACTTTACTACAGTATAAACTACTCATGGTGCTCAAAAGCACTTCCTCTTCATAAATGTTATAAAAGAAAGAGCTTTTATAGAGGCCAAACTACTTTTCACAGTAATATTCACATTTATAgataggtaaaaaaaaaataaatacataaataaaactgcatgAAGTGTCTTAATAGGGTGTTGGGCCACCATGAGCCATCAGGACAAATTCAGTGCTCCTTGGCTGGGACTGTGCTGGAGGGATGAAccacatttttcctctttttttggggggtggggttcCCAAAATCTCCAATAGATATTCAGTTAGATTTAGATTTgatgactgtgaaggccatagcacATGATTCATGTAATTTCATACTCCTCAAATCATTCATCCTCATGACCCTCATGTCCCTTCTCTACTCATTTGGTCAGTATTTCCTCGTATTTCTCCAGAATGTTCTGCCGTATTTTGTGTTTGGGTATGAGGAATTTTGGATAACATTCATTTTATGTATGCACACAgaccacacagaaacacatatacACCCAAATTCCACCTAAACTTAATGAATTTTtactttcctccctcttctctttctctctctctctctgtcctcctcttcaccaGGTCTCAAATCTATTATGAAGAAAAATGGTGTTGCTGACAAGCAGGGGAATAAGGGAGCGAAGAAAAACCTGAAGTTTGTTGGGGTGAATGGAGGGTAAAATCGTCTTTTTAATCAACGTCCAATCTCTAAGTGATTAATATGTTTGTGTGGgctgcagtgtgtttctgtgcatttttttgtgtCTATGCATGTTTTCTCTTATTTATACAGGAGAAGTAAACCTCAGACAACCTTTGTAGACATAAATGCAGAGTAATTAAATCTAATATTCAAGTTTCTTCAGATTTAATTAAGAAATTCTTCAAAAACAGGGATTACATGGCTTCACTTTTATGAATTGTCTGGCTTAATGTGTTTCATTCTACAAAGTGGCTTCAGATGGATTAGCCAGTTAGCCAGACAATGACTCAAGGTAATCTTAAGAGGTAGAGTTTGTCACAGTTAGTAATACCTGGATATTTGCTTTTCCTTTAGAAAGATGCATTTTCCTAAAACACAGAGGGAGCAAtcattcattttgaatatttgtgGCTACTTATATTCAGGTGATCAAACACTCCATAAATGTATAGAATACAATTTCATTTACACATAAAGTATAAccagacaattttttttttccccgtcAGACACGCATACTGTAGGTCTCATTAGTAAGATTTTGTTTATATTAACTGTGGGAAATTTTAGCCATTTAAACAGTTTGAATTTTCAAGCAGCAGTATTCCCC from the Lates calcarifer isolate ASB-BC8 linkage group LG17, TLL_Latcal_v3, whole genome shotgun sequence genome contains:
- the kank4 gene encoding LOW QUALITY PROTEIN: KN motif and ankyrin repeat domain-containing protein 4 (The sequence of the model RefSeq protein was modified relative to this genomic sequence to represent the inferred CDS: inserted 1 base in 1 codon), whose protein sequence is MDKKSANGFQTKASEGGVQRKQLPYSVETPYGFHLDLDFLKYVDDIEKGNTIKRVHIQRRVKGPPKFSTLPRNFSLPGHGARPASKEKDSTWSGTSTLGPKPKSRVTEVQQIFDFRASEGGTSSQSSRGTTSQGSGYISAKPRDEVGAGARGIEEKTVGIQSRPNLLRASSMPITLQQRKGSDSSSPDRTLGTPENGSTENMFRASPDITERRCVPQDRAGLHQQITVALKRVRELEEQVKTIPELKAQICSLREEREQLLLQLQARAQADISTSPSTIAPSSDAGMRTQLPGHRPSEGLNLALTTQPIGVTEKSRVLQKERRSSSAHGKMGGLSAQESERQTQPSEKSDKQKETLQSPLEHAVQKLSQDIAGQELTPLKVAIKGAGTSGIQDGNAEKARKCEEPDSMQVLQEKLMILEAKLTQASQELERTNSLLKEQIEENKVKEERILQLSEGMRVEVCTTEGHNRSRRESIDTGTETERVDFANQETETESPGTVDQGTDTDRICIEVCVPAARAGSIDQVTEIKVHAYDQVTEIEEEVTAVSPPRPRANSMERGTVTERIATQDQMTETPVAERVNQVTETEGETVTDHPQRPRTSSADRGTETERVDTVDRVTETEAAHRTDQQTETEIERRQDNNPARDAGSQISESTSSERVEDVVTVVSETVERVDDMKXDERLQRASESVVMKVVTESSVAFLESVVDQTIVSDIAATGENKESMIEASAAENEEEVKKEVVPPKRVVAEIVETKEIAQESVEKKQTTEGEIVCAKIRETVVTDMVVITAENAAVKTVTPVRPQRGRKPSAEQAQPSPPQLQEAPVRPRRGSSETQAQQPQTKPQAQVQVQAAPQLEAQSPAQPSEPQVKDKAPPVSQVEEKTEAKKPPGEPSEEKSLSQPQAETQGPTPGSSAAQTIPKSIQAQPHVQTSATRRDSKELKAPQRGSTVSQPPSRGSGEAQTRPTRQGSSDVQQSQGSRRSSSETQSPHKDASETQSLRRGSSETAQRRGSNEAQAPRRGSSESPTSPAALGQVVTRLTGLLGEQWAQLGSSSGAQQMASQQESPTTQKQTAVKRAEAGKGATAKPTGKAVPAAATGKPAGKPGPSKMSSIQSQLVSSLSVLSAFYSPGQKAAAASKQQEQGLKSIMKKNGVADKQGNKGAKKNLKFVGVNGGYETTSSEESSGDEKSKVEAEEEDSSEPEVEKEKEEEPQPAEKPEEAAETQGKDAEVSAEGGGAEAEEKEGERSLLLDPESSQEFQEEQAEGEKVDKGFIDACLYVKDRMEEVSSPDKEMRQVLVVLYQEWFRVSSQKDSQADTVRLYLRQVGLTTPTLLPYVVNLTDGNGNMALHYSVSHSNFPVVKLLLDTGLCETDNVNKAGYTPVMLAALTAAESPDDLEVAQQLLRLGDVNARSRQAGQTALMLAVSHGRVAMVKLLLSCGTDVNAQDREGSTALMCASEHGHTHIARLLLETGRCDTSLVDKNGHTALSVAEGASHQDIVDLLKAHAETQASDPLSATDLL